From Sporosarcina sp. Marseille-Q4943, the proteins below share one genomic window:
- a CDS encoding LLM class flavin-dependent oxidoreductase, translated as MIHDRAKKFNGIPLSILDLAMINEGSDAGQSFKNSVDLAQHAEKWGFNRFWLAEHHNMPGVASSATSVIIGHVAGATETIRVGAGGIMLPNHAPLVIAEQFGTLDALYPGRIDLGLGRAPGSDQATAYALRRTLNSSGNDFPDQLDELRAYFEYDPAARVRAFPGEGQEIPIWLLGSSDFSARLAAELGLPFSFASHFAPTYMMHALNLFHRNFKPSKDLEKPYAMLGINIIAADTDEKAQWLATSHQQMFLNIRRGITKQFTPPIDDVDVVWNDFEKAAVAELLEWPSTIVGSPDTVKRKLEAFMEMTTADECIISSGIFHHEDRLRSYEIVAEMME; from the coding sequence ATGATACATGATAGAGCGAAGAAGTTCAACGGCATCCCGCTGTCGATTCTTGATCTTGCGATGATCAACGAAGGGAGCGATGCTGGACAATCTTTCAAGAATAGCGTCGACCTTGCCCAGCATGCAGAAAAATGGGGATTTAACCGCTTTTGGCTTGCAGAACATCATAATATGCCTGGCGTTGCAAGTTCCGCGACGTCTGTCATTATCGGTCATGTCGCTGGAGCGACGGAGACGATACGTGTCGGGGCAGGTGGCATCATGCTTCCGAATCATGCACCGCTCGTCATCGCCGAGCAGTTCGGCACGCTTGATGCACTTTATCCGGGGCGAATCGATCTCGGTCTTGGCCGGGCTCCCGGCAGCGACCAGGCGACGGCTTATGCGTTAAGGCGGACGTTGAATAGTAGCGGCAATGATTTCCCTGATCAGCTGGACGAGTTGCGTGCGTATTTCGAGTACGATCCTGCCGCCCGCGTCCGCGCATTCCCTGGGGAAGGTCAAGAAATTCCGATCTGGCTTCTCGGGTCGAGCGATTTCAGTGCGCGGCTTGCTGCGGAACTAGGGCTTCCGTTTTCATTCGCGAGCCATTTTGCACCGACTTATATGATGCATGCGTTGAACCTATTTCACCGCAATTTCAAGCCTTCGAAGGACCTTGAAAAGCCGTATGCGATGCTAGGTATTAACATCATCGCTGCGGATACAGATGAAAAGGCGCAATGGCTAGCAACTTCTCACCAGCAGATGTTTTTGAATATCCGAAGAGGGATTACGAAGCAATTTACACCCCCGATCGATGATGTTGATGTTGTCTGGAATGATTTTGAAAAAGCGGCCGTCGCTGAACTATTGGAATGGCCATCGACGATTGTCGGCAGTCCTGACACCGTCAAGCGTAAATTGGAAGCGTTTATGGAGATGACGACAGCGGATGAATGTATTATTAGTTCGGGGATCTTCCACCATGAAGACCGCCTCCGCTCGTATGAAATTGTCGCAGAAATGATGGAATGA
- a CDS encoding NupC/NupG family nucleoside CNT transporter has product MKFLIFIAALLIIFFLAFIVSNGKKKIKYKSIVTMIGLQLVLAFALLNTEVGLILIKGVANVFDKLLAYAAEGINFVFGGLANEGSFPFFLNVLLPIVFVSVLIGIAQYIRLLPLIIRFLGLILSKVNGLGKLESFNAVASAIFGQSEVFISIKKQLPHIPKHRMYTLCTSAMSTVSASILGAYMTMIEPKYVITALVLNLFGGFIIANIINPYEVSEDEDIIEIKGERKQSFFEMLGEYIMDGFKVAVIVGAMLIGFVALIGMINSVFEAAVGVSFQTALGYVFAPFAFIVGIPASEVVQAGTIMATKLLTNEFVAMMDLAKITSSLSERTVGIISVFLVSFANFSSIGIISGAVKGLNEEQGNTVAKFGLKLLYGATLVSLLTAAVTGIML; this is encoded by the coding sequence TTGAAATTCCTCATATTCATTGCGGCGTTACTTATTATCTTTTTCCTTGCATTCATCGTAAGCAATGGCAAAAAGAAGATTAAATATAAATCGATTGTCACGATGATCGGTTTGCAGCTCGTATTGGCTTTCGCTCTATTGAATACGGAAGTCGGCCTCATCCTGATCAAGGGAGTGGCGAATGTATTTGATAAGCTTTTAGCATATGCCGCGGAAGGGATCAATTTTGTTTTCGGCGGGCTCGCCAACGAAGGCTCCTTCCCCTTTTTCCTGAATGTTTTATTGCCAATTGTCTTTGTTTCCGTACTTATCGGGATTGCTCAGTATATTAGGCTGCTTCCTTTAATCATCCGGTTTCTCGGATTGATATTGAGCAAAGTCAATGGACTAGGGAAATTGGAGTCGTTTAATGCGGTCGCCTCAGCGATTTTTGGACAATCCGAGGTGTTCATCTCTATTAAAAAACAGCTGCCGCATATTCCAAAACATCGGATGTATACACTGTGTACGTCAGCTATGTCAACAGTATCCGCGTCAATCTTAGGGGCGTATATGACGATGATCGAACCGAAGTATGTCATTACGGCACTCGTACTGAATTTGTTCGGCGGTTTCATCATCGCGAATATCATCAACCCTTATGAAGTGTCGGAGGATGAAGATATTATTGAAATTAAAGGAGAGAGAAAGCAGTCTTTCTTTGAAATGTTAGGCGAATATATTATGGACGGCTTTAAAGTGGCCGTCATCGTCGGCGCTATGCTGATCGGTTTTGTCGCATTGATCGGCATGATTAACAGTGTTTTCGAAGCGGCTGTCGGCGTCAGCTTCCAGACTGCGTTAGGATATGTATTTGCGCCATTTGCATTCATCGTCGGCATTCCGGCATCGGAAGTTGTACAAGCCGGCACGATCATGGCGACGAAATTGCTAACAAACGAGTTCGTGGCGATGATGGACTTGGCTAAAATTACGTCATCCTTATCGGAAAGAACGGTCGGCATTATTTCCGTCTTCCTCGTGTCATTCGCGAACTTCTCTTCAATCGGAATCATTTCCGGAGCTGTGAAAGGTTTGAATGAAGAACAAGGAAATACGGTCGCTAAATTCGGCTTGAAATTGCTCTACGGGGCAACATTGGTCAGTTTATTGACAGCGGCTGTTACTGGAATCATGTTGTAA
- a CDS encoding YjcZ family sporulation protein: MSKEVGSYGYGGGFTLIVVLFILLIIVGASYLGEGYC, encoded by the coding sequence ATGTCGAAAGAAGTCGGGAGCTATGGATATGGCGGCGGTTTTACGTTGATCGTCGTGTTGTTCATCCTATTGATTATTGTCGGTGCATCATACTTGGGTGAAGGTTACTGTTAA
- a CDS encoding serine hydrolase, which produces MRETVAVEPFDKYAIEYIKKHLIPGAIIGIEAEGQRVYEKGFGYRNVAQQLPVTEDTVFGIASMTKSFTCAGIMKLQEAGKVSVHDNIVDYLPELKTSGGQVERITIHHLMTHTAGYPPLATHVYARKNSIEQDPSAKDYGLDLLNNPGPHIETFDEMLAFMANDDFEWLGEPGQFYSYSNDSYGLLGVIISRVSGQPYEQFIEENILKPAGMKNSFFDMRLLDEKEDVTTLYMKAKDGSHVYEAPLWWDAPSMRAVGYLKSTANDILRYLEMYWNEGVAGGTRILSKESIAQMIHPHVEYEPGRCYGYGLRIVPDYFGSTLISHGGGLKGVSSYMCAIVEKKKAGVILTNVSDVPAGDLLMNAMNITEGRELDASYSTYEVLEIDAEELQKFTGSFISSEGMNVQVVLKEGKLTIESNEVYRTLKCIGKNFFIDEDEKEGILQFLENGCGEIERIVYGGRHIMKEIM; this is translated from the coding sequence ATGAGGGAGACAGTTGCGGTAGAGCCGTTTGATAAGTATGCAATCGAGTATATCAAGAAGCATTTGATTCCAGGGGCGATTATCGGCATTGAAGCGGAAGGGCAGCGCGTGTATGAAAAGGGATTTGGCTATCGGAATGTGGCGCAGCAGTTGCCGGTGACGGAGGATACGGTATTCGGGATCGCTTCGATGACAAAGTCTTTTACGTGCGCTGGTATCATGAAGCTTCAGGAAGCTGGGAAAGTGTCGGTGCATGACAACATCGTCGATTATCTGCCTGAGTTGAAGACGTCGGGCGGACAAGTGGAGCGGATTACGATTCATCATCTGATGACGCATACGGCTGGTTATCCGCCGCTTGCGACGCATGTGTATGCAAGGAAAAATAGCATCGAGCAAGATCCTTCGGCAAAAGATTACGGGCTCGACCTATTGAACAATCCGGGGCCGCATATCGAGACTTTTGACGAGATGCTTGCATTCATGGCCAATGACGACTTTGAATGGCTCGGCGAACCGGGACAGTTTTACAGTTATTCGAACGATTCCTACGGGTTGCTTGGCGTCATCATTAGCCGGGTGAGCGGGCAGCCTTATGAGCAGTTCATCGAGGAGAATATTTTGAAGCCTGCGGGCATGAAAAATAGCTTTTTCGACATGCGACTGTTGGACGAAAAGGAAGACGTGACGACGCTCTACATGAAAGCGAAAGACGGCTCGCATGTATATGAGGCGCCGCTTTGGTGGGATGCGCCGTCAATGCGCGCGGTCGGGTATTTGAAGTCAACTGCAAATGATATTCTCCGGTATTTGGAAATGTATTGGAATGAAGGCGTCGCAGGTGGAACGCGGATTTTATCGAAAGAAAGCATTGCGCAAATGATTCATCCGCACGTCGAATACGAGCCTGGCAGATGCTACGGCTATGGGCTCCGGATCGTCCCCGATTATTTCGGCTCTACGTTGATCAGCCACGGGGGCGGATTGAAAGGCGTCTCTTCGTATATGTGTGCAATTGTCGAGAAAAAGAAGGCGGGCGTCATTTTGACGAATGTTTCAGATGTGCCTGCGGGCGATTTGCTGATGAATGCGATGAATATCACAGAAGGCAGGGAGCTGGATGCATCTTATTCAACGTATGAAGTGCTTGAGATCGATGCGGAAGAACTTCAGAAATTTACAGGGTCCTTCATCTCCAGCGAGGGGATGAATGTGCAAGTGGTGCTGAAAGAGGGCAAGCTTACGATTGAATCGAATGAAGTGTACAGGACGTTGAAGTGCATCGGGAAAAACTTTTTTATCGATGAAGACGAGAAGGAAGGTATTTTGCAATTTCTTGAAAACGGATGCGGAGAAATTGAGCGGATCGTCTATGGAGGAAGGCATATTATGAAGGAAATTATGTAA